TCTTTATTTAGAGGGCAATTAGAACTGATCATCGGATTATAAATCAAAGGGTTACTCCTCGTTGGATGTAGATTTGGATTTTATCCAGCCATCTATCTCACAGCGACGAAATCGTAAAAATTTACCAATTTTGCAATGAGGAATCTCATTGAGTGAGACAAATTTGTAAATCCATGTTTCCTTTACTTTTAAATAAGCAGACAATTCCTTTACCGTCATCAGTTCTTCATTGCACTGAGGACGGAGATCGGAAAATTTTTGGGCAAGTCGATCCACAATAGATTCGACTAACCGGTCGAAATCTTCCGTGTCAAGCTTTACATTTAAGTCCATATCGAGATGTCCAATTATTACCCCCTCCCTTGGCCCTATATAGAAAAGTGTCCAAAAAGTGAGATGAGATTGACTTGATTTCAAAGCTTTCCTGAGATGAATATAACGGGGAAAGTCTGCGATACAGAATCAATATGTGGGTTATATTCGTCACATTTTGGAGTAGGCTAAACAATTTCATCCCAGGACCTCCTCACAAATAGGGGCGTTCCATAACGTTCCCATCGCTTTGATTGTTTGAACTGATTGAAGCCTCCGCCCGCGCTTTTTAATCCGCCCTTTTTGACGGGATCCAAAAACCCATTTTTGATGAGAGCTCGAATTCCATTGGAGAAGGTTCCCGCTGAAAATCCAAATCGGCGGGCTTCCCCATAACTGAATGAAAAAACTACCCCGTACCGATCTGGATCTTCAAAAGGCAGTTTCACCTTGGCCACAAAATAGAGCCAGATCTTCGAAGCTGAAGGCGGGAGATCCTGAAAGGCGTTCGAGTTTAGGACTCTTAGTGGGATCTGGATAAATCCTCCCCTTATTTTAAATTTCCTGGAACGAGACATAAATCCTCCTTATGAAATGAAATGAGTGGCCTGGCCAAGATTCCCCCTGGACGGCGTACTTTGACCGCCAGTTTCTTGCGAAAATCCAGACTGACGTTCGACAGTTGAATTTCACAAGTTGCTCATAAAAGGGAAGTAAG
This Thermoanaerobaculia bacterium DNA region includes the following protein-coding sequences:
- a CDS encoding helix-turn-helix domain-containing protein, with the translated sequence MTVKELSAYLKVKETWIYKFVSLNEIPHCKIGKFLRFRRCEIDGWIKSKSTSNEE